In the Astatotilapia calliptera chromosome 5, fAstCal1.2, whole genome shotgun sequence genome, one interval contains:
- the ahcy gene encoding adenosylhomocysteinase, producing MSEKVPYKVADISLAEWGRKAIDMAENEMPGLMKMREMYGQSKPLKGARIAGCLHMTLQTAVLIETLTALGAEVQWSSCNIFSTQDHAAAAIAKAGIPVYAWKGETDEEYVWCIEQTLYFKDGQPLNMILDDGGDLTNLVHTKYPKLLAGIRGVSEETTTGVHNLYKMLKKSELKIPAINVNDSVTKSKFDNLYGCRESLIDGIKRATDVMIAGKVAVVAGYGDVGKGCVQALRGFGARVIVTEIDPINALQAAMEGYEVTTMDEACKEGNIFVTTTGCEDIIMGHHFEQMKDDSIVCNIGHFDCEIDVSWLNKNAAEKINVKPQVDRYRLKNGRHVIVLAEGRLVNLGCAMGHPSFVMSNSFTNQVLAQIELWTNTAKYPLGVYFLPKKLDEEVAAAHLDKLGVKLTKLTEKQAKYLGLPTEGPFKPDHYRY from the exons ATGTCTGAGAAAGTCCCCTACAAAGTTG CTGACATCAGCCTGGCTGAATGGGGACGTAAGGCCATCGACATGGCAGAGAACGAGATGCCTGGCCTCATGAAGATGAGGGAGATGTACGGTCAGTCCAAACCTCTAAAGGGAGCCCGTATCGCCGGCTGCCTCCACATGACCCTGCAGActgctgttctcatcgagacccTCACTGCCCTCGGAGCTGAG GTTCAGTGGTCGAGCTGTAACATTTTCTCTACTCAGGATcacgctgctgctgccatcGCCAAGGCTGGCATTCCAG TATATGCCTGGAAGGGTGAGACAGATGAGGAGTATGTGTGGTGCATTGAACAGACCCTGTACTTCAAAGATGGTCAGCCCCTCAACATGATCCTGGATGATGGAGGAGACCTCACCAACCTGGTCCACACAAAGTACCCTAAATTGCTGGCAG GTATCCGTGGCGTGTCGGAGGAGACCACTACAGGTGTCCACAACCTGTACAAGATGTTGAAAAAGAGCGAACTGAAGATCCCTGCCATCAACGTCAATGACTCTGTCACCAAG AGTAAGTTCGACAACCTGTACGGCTGCAGGGAGAGTCTGATCGATGGTATCAAGCGAGCCACAGATGTGATGATTGCTGGTAAAGTTGCAGTGGTGGCAGGTTACGGTGATGTGGGTAAAGGCTGTGTCCAGGCTCTGCGAGGATTCGGCGCTCGTGTCATCGTCACTGAGATTGACCCCATCAATGCCCTTCAGGCTGCTATGGAAG GTTATGAGGTTACAACCATGGATGAGGCCTGTAAGGAAGGAAACATCTTTGTCACCACCACTGGCTGTGAAGACATAATCATGGGACA CCACTTTGAGCAAATGAAAGACGACTCCATTGTTTGTAATATTGGACACTTTGACTGTGAGATTGATGTCAGCTGGCTCAACAAAAATGCTGCTGAGAAGATCAATGTCAAGCCTCAG GTTGATCGCTATCGTTTGAAGAACGGTCGTCACGTCATTGTCCTGGCAGAGGGCAGGCTGGTTAACCTGGGCTGTGCCATGGGACACCCATCATTTGTCATGAGCAACTCCTTCACCAATCAG GTGCTGGCTCAGATTGAGTTGTGGACAAACACTGCAAAGTACCCTCTGGGAGTCTACTTCCTGCCTAAGAAG CTGGATGAGGAGGTGGCAGCTGCCCACCTGGATAAACTGGGAGTGAAGCTTACCAAGCTGACAGAAAAGCAGGCCAAGTACCTGGGCCTGCCCACCGAGGGGCCCTTCAAACCGGACCACTATCGTTATTAA